A genomic stretch from Cydia amplana chromosome 1, ilCydAmpl1.1, whole genome shotgun sequence includes:
- the LOC134651718 gene encoding brachyurin-like, with amino-acid sequence MRGLVIVLLCATVGKAADWSGYHQRVGIPEAERIRQAEQTIFINRIVGGVIAPVYQHPYLAGLIMDLIGLPHSSACGGSVISSTRILTAAHCWNDGHFQAWSFTVVLGSDFLYHGGLRTRASSIAPHPHYSAATLANDVAILYLPTPIQFSHTVQPVVLPIGPWRDFDLHNIWAHASGYGKYSDVTNPTINTVVRNVFLRIITNEECSRVYGDMVTESNVCTCGQGGVGICRGDSGGPLIVQNAGQNVLVGVSSFVASDGCMLGHPSAFARVTSYVDWIRLHL; translated from the coding sequence ATGCGTGGGCTCGTGATCGTTCTTCTGTGTGCCACTGTGGGCAAGGCGGCGGACTGGTCCGGCTACCACCAGAGGGTGGGCATTCCAGAAGCAGAAAGAATAAGACAAGCCGAACAAACCATATTCATCAACAGAATCGTCGGCGGAGTGATCGCCCCCGTCTACCAACACCCGTACCTCGCCGGGCTGATCATGGACCTCATCGGGCTGCCCCATAGCTCGGCTTGCGGGGGCTCCGTCATCTCCAGCACCAGGATCCTCACAGCGGCTCACTGCTGGAACGACGGCCACTTCCAAGCCTGGAGTTTCACCGTCGTACTCGGTTCAGATTTCCTCTACCACGGTGGCTTGAGAACACGTGCTTCCTCCATAGCACCTCATCCTCACTACAGTGCCGCAACGCTAGCCAACGACGTCGCTATTCTATATCTTCCTACGCCTATCCAGTTCTCTCACACGGTTCAACCAGTAGTGTTGCCAATAGGACCATGGAGAGACTTCGATCTTCACAACATATGGGCGCACGCGTCAGGATACGGAAAGTATTCTGACGTCACTAACCCTACTATAAACACCGTGGTAAGGAACGTATTTCTTCGAATAATTACAAATGAGGAATGTTCTAGAGTGTACGGTGATATGGTAACCGAGTCTAACGTTTGTACTTGCGGGCAAGGAGGGGTAGGTATTTGCCGAGGCGACTCGGGAGGGCCGCTGATTGTGCAGAACGCAGGACAAAACGTCTTGGTCGGAGTGAGCTCATTCGTCGCTAGCGACGGATGTATGCTGGGACATCCGTCTGCTTTTGCCCGAGTCACTTCCTATGTGGATTGGATACGCCTGCATTTATAA
- the LOC134650804 gene encoding TBC1 domain family member 23: MEEDDSTWLIELESALLDGCSAHEINMLTKGKKIPESLRPDVWLLCLNCQDASNQLLLFDEIFDLTNQNELRDDVKKFVKSLGNDDDDKLSVISDIESIITFYCKSKSIQYTSNNGWIEILLPLLSLKLPRADTYNLFEKVINLYIPKGCTKNGVPFHILRLVLQYHDPELCSFLDTKRITPEQYCLPWLRSLFAGTCSLDVVLFMWDLYFQRSDPFFIFFLCLIMIINSREQLLQMKNEDKSEIIEILSRMPADLEAPDVSDFCSLAHYYSLKTPVSFRDDVLDVLFSTDGLEINSKLYSQALCLPVAVHELIESATVDASDIDSVKYFLVDCRPAEQYNAGHLSTAFHLDCNLMLQEPNAFNTAVQGLLNAQRQALAAGSLAAGEHLCFVGSGRTEEDSYAHMVIASFLKRNTKYISMLDGGFVAIHDYFGPHMTDCLEEHNPASCLVCAPQNNNEGVESHQSNTRDNAPAIQLFSKLSSAMKAKSQEVRGKLIEYIVNPNATGGTGEWHVSASDKKEQRYRNVPPVFSINDEDDDSRSDSRKDLTDSDMLEETVDLNTFLKEHNIVDNFLCQEVLLNGYMYDSCLVVTETHLIVLRDIPNKRGMYKVLSRRPLSTIVKITAKKRHPELITFKYGVPDGDNLLIKDMDRFLIPNASLATKVVSNQIVQQLDNK; the protein is encoded by the exons ATGGAAGAAGACGACAGCACTTG gTTGATTGAACTAGAGTCGGCGCTTCTCGATGGATGTTCAGCTCACGAAATAAACATGCTCACAAAAGGTAAAAAGATTCCAGAAAGTCTGCGTCCTGACGTGTGGCTCCTCTGTCTCAACTGCCAAGATGCTAGCAATCAGTTATTGCTCTTTGATGAAATCTTTGATTTGACCAATCAGAATGAACTGAGAGATGACGTGAAGAAGTTCGTAAAAAGTCTcggtaatgatgatgatgacaaactGTCAGTAATTTCTGACATTGAATCAATCATCACATTTTACTGCAAGTCCAAATCAATTCAATACACCTCCAATAACGGTTGGATCGAAATTTTATTGCCATTGTTGAGTTTAAAATTACCAAGGGCAGATACATacaatttgtttgaaaaagTGATAAATCTATACATTCCAAAAGGCTGTACCAAAAATGGTGTACCATTCCATATACTGCGATTGGTTTTACAATATCATGACCCGGAGCTGTGTTCATTCTTGGATACCAAGAGGATAACTCCGGAGCAGTACTGTCTGCCGTGGCTCAGGTCCCTCTTTGCTGGAACATGCAGTCTGGATGTCGTTCTATTCATGTGGGACTTATATTTTCAGAGATCTGATCCCTTCTTCATTTTCTTTCTCTGTCTTATTATGATAATAAACTCCAGAGAACAACTGCTCCAAATGAAGAATGAAGACAAATCTGAAATCATAGAAATTCTGAGCAGGATGCCAGCAGATTTGGAAGCGCCAGATGTTTCCGATTTTTGCTCATTAGCTCATTATTATTCCTTAAAAACGCCAGTTTCATTCCGAGATGATGTCCTAGATGTGTTGTTCTCAACAGATGGCCTTGAGATTAACTCTAAACTTTATTCCCAAGCCCTCTGTCTTCCGGTAGCAGTCCATGAACTGATAGAGAGTGCCACAGTAGATGCGTCAGACATTGATAGTGTTAAGTACTTCTTGGTTGATTGCCGGCCAGCAGAGCAATACAATGCTGGGCACTTATCTACTGCCTTCCATTTGGACTGCAATCTCATGCTTCAAGAACCAAATGCATTCAATACTGCAGTACAAGGTTTACTCAATGCACAGAGACAGGCATTGGCCGCTGGATCATTGGCAGCCGGTGAACATCTTTGTTTCGTTGGTTCTGGAAGGACAGAGGAGGACAGCTATGCACACATGGTGATAGCTTCATTCTTAAAAAGGAATACCAAATATATCTCAATGCTGGATGGTGGATTTGTAGCCATACATGACTACTTTGGTCCCCACATGACGGATTGTTTGGAAGAACACAACCCGGCATCATGCCTAGTCTGTGCCCCGCAAAACAACAATGAAGGAGTTGAATCACACCAAAGTAACACGAGGGACAATGCACCCGCCATACAGTTGTTTAGTAAACTTTCATCAGCAATGAAGGCTAAAAGCCAAGAAGTTAGAGGCAAGTTGATAGAATATATTGTGAATCCAAATGCTACTGGCGGTACAGGGGAATGGCATGTTTCTGCCAGCGACAAGAAGGAACAGAGGTACCGGAATGTTCCTCCGGTTTTCAGTATTAATGACGAAGATGATGATTCTCGTTCAGATTCTAGAAAGGACTTGACAGACTCAGATATGTTGGAAGAAACCGTGGACCTTAACACATTCCTAAAAGAGCATAATATAGTCGATAATTTCTTGTGTCAAGAGGTTCTATTGAATGGTTACATGTATGACTCATGCTTAGTTGTTACCGAGACACACTTAATAGTTCTGCGAGACATTCCAAACAAGCGGGGCATGTACAAGGTGCTGTCTCGAAGGCCGCTGTCGACCATTGTGAAGATAACGGCGAAAAAGCGGCACCCAGAACTAATCACATTCAAGTACGGCGTGCCCGACGGAGATAACTTGCTAATTAAGGATATGGATCGCTTTTTGATACCCAACGCTTCGCTGGCGACTAAAGTGGTCTCTAACCAGATAGTCCAACAGTTGGACAACAAATAA
- the LOC134650073 gene encoding UDP-galactose transporter senju, with the protein MKALQNLFPNKEGFITFALYIILFVFQGVFVTASKNANGGYSYNTTLVVFLTELLKLVASATLYSYRRNDKPHIFRAVALNYKLLLLYFIPSLLYCFYNNLAFVNLSHYDPTSYYILLQFRVVLTAILFQCLFQKKLTLMQWVSLGILTLGCILKNFDAASVQSKTGETDRWSQVFNIYFLSINFQNFCSCLAGTYNEYLLKTQGASVDIFLQNVFMYLDSVICNFFILMFKGELRSVFDDFSSLANIIVILIIVNSAVVGIVTSFFLKNLNSILKTYASALELVITAVVCYLLFNILITWGTVTSICLVSIAVGMYMKNPVNNAILNEPKDKDQKPLLEEVRTE; encoded by the exons ATGAAAGCACTTCAAAACTTATTCCCCAATAAAGAGGGATTTATTACATTCGCtttgtacataatattatttgtatttcaaG gTGTGTTCGTGACTGCATCTAAGAACGCAAATGGAGGATATTCGTATAATACAACCCTAGTGGTGTTTCTGACTGAGCTGCTCAAACTTGTGGCTTCCGCCACACTCTACTCGTATAGACGAAA TGACAAACCCCACATTTTCCGAGCGGTGGCCCTGAACTACAAGCTCCTGCTACTCTACTTCATCCCCTCGCTGCTATACTGCTTCTACAACAACCTGGCCTTCGTGAACCTCTCGCACTACGACCCGACCTCGTACTACATACTGCTGCAGTTCCGGGTCGTGCTCACTGCTATACTTTTCCAG TGTCTGTTCCAAAAGAAGCTGACGTTAATGCAATGGGTGTCTTTAGGCATCCTAACCCTCGGGTGCATCCTCAAGAACTTCGACGCTGCCTCAGTCCAGTCCAAGACCGGAGAGACCGACCGCTGGTCGCAAGTATTCAACATCTACTTCCTATCCATCAACTTCCAGAATTTCTGCTCATGTTTAGCCGGGACTTACAACGAGTATCTCCTAAAAACGCAGGGCGCGAGCGTAGACATATTCCTACAAAACGTGTTTATGTATCTAGACTCAGTAATCTGTAACTTCTTCATACTTATGTTTAAAGGCGAACTACGAAGCGTCTTTGACGATTTTAGCTCGCTAGCTAATATTATTGTGAtacttattattgtaaatagCGCCGTCGTAGGTATAGTGACTAGTTTTTTCTTGAAGAATCTTAATTCTATATTAAAAACTTACGCCAGTGCGCTAGAATTGGTTATAACAGCGGTAGTTTGTTATTTGTTGTTTAATATTTTGATCACTTGGGGCACAGTGACGTCTATATGTCTAGTCAGTATAGCGGTGGGGATGTATATGAAAAATCCAGTGAATAATGCGATCTTGAATGAACCTAAAGATAAAGATCAGAAGCCCTTGTTAGAAGAAGTTAGAACCGAATAG